A DNA window from Kineococcus endophyticus contains the following coding sequences:
- a CDS encoding M15 family metallopeptidase: MPTKDSLTPVRRSLTSPFPRRTTRSLAAAALLLALAAPQAGATTVTPAPSSSPSSSKDLLTALATQAATALEAYQRALQAQQDAQAAADAAQQELAAADAELAVSREQIGGWASQAYRGTGGLSELSGVAVLLDPRRTGDVSSTLATMDRVGGQYADVVETAEQARARQQAATDRATAAVDAARTTADQALAAKAAADAAVQQQLVAYSASQRTAAGLDPLAPDAAVVDRARAFLSSTQTCAGGILTGFANGLLPVDALCPLYAAPDKVLRADAAHAFEALSQAFQADFGTPLAVTDAYRSLAEQIDVKARKPGLAAAPGTSRHGLGLAVDLGGGVQDAGSVQHQWMDRNAALFGFVNPAWAQGSPGPFEPWHWEFVAA; the protein is encoded by the coding sequence ATGCCGACGAAGGACTCCCTCACTCCCGTGCGCCGCTCGCTGACGTCCCCGTTCCCTCGACGCACCACCCGCTCCCTGGCCGCCGCCGCCCTGCTGCTCGCGCTCGCCGCGCCCCAGGCCGGCGCCACGACCGTCACGCCCGCTCCGTCGAGCAGCCCGTCGAGCAGCAAGGACCTGCTCACGGCCCTGGCGACCCAGGCCGCGACCGCGCTGGAGGCCTACCAGCGGGCCCTGCAGGCCCAGCAGGACGCTCAGGCGGCGGCCGACGCCGCGCAGCAGGAGCTGGCCGCGGCCGACGCCGAGCTGGCGGTGAGCCGGGAGCAGATCGGCGGCTGGGCGTCGCAGGCCTACCGGGGCACGGGCGGGCTCAGCGAGCTGTCCGGCGTCGCCGTGCTGCTCGACCCGCGGCGCACTGGCGACGTCAGCTCGACGCTCGCGACCATGGACCGGGTCGGAGGCCAGTACGCCGACGTCGTGGAGACCGCCGAGCAGGCACGCGCGCGCCAGCAGGCGGCCACCGACCGCGCCACCGCCGCCGTGGACGCGGCACGCACCACGGCCGACCAGGCCCTGGCCGCGAAGGCCGCCGCCGACGCGGCCGTCCAGCAGCAGCTCGTCGCCTACTCCGCGTCCCAGCGCACGGCCGCGGGGCTGGACCCGCTGGCCCCCGACGCTGCCGTGGTGGACCGGGCCCGCGCCTTCCTGTCGAGCACGCAGACCTGCGCCGGCGGGATCCTCACCGGCTTCGCGAACGGGTTGCTCCCCGTGGACGCGCTCTGCCCGCTGTACGCCGCGCCCGACAAGGTCCTCCGGGCCGACGCGGCCCACGCGTTCGAGGCGCTGTCGCAGGCGTTCCAGGCGGACTTCGGCACGCCGCTGGCGGTCACCGACGCCTACCGGTCCCTGGCCGAGCAGATCGACGTCAAGGCCCGCAAACCCGGGCTGGCCGCCGCCCCGGGCACGTCGCGGCACGGTCTCGGTCTCGCGGTCGACCTCGGTGGCGGGGTGCAGGACGCGGGTTCGGTGCAGCACCAGTGGATGGACCGGAACGCCGCGCTGTTCGGGTTCGTGAACCCGGCGTGGGCCCAGGGTTCTCCCGGGCCGTTCGAACCCTGGCACTGGGAGTTCGTCGCGGCCTAG
- a CDS encoding ThiF family adenylyltransferase, translating into MRPLVAPGPELTPAQRERWSRHLLLPEIGEEGQRRLLNARVLVVGAGGLGSPALLYLAAAGVGTIGVVDDDVVEESNLQRQVAHGTADVGRAKVDSAADAVARLDPSLTVVRHRERLTAQNAADVVGGYDLVLDGSDTFETRYLVNDTLVAAGRPWVWGAVLRFDGHVSVFDPAGATYRDLFPTAPPPGTVPGCGEAGVLGGVCAAVASVMVTEAVKLVTGAGRPLTGRVLVHDALAMTWRELPLRPDPRRSAAEVLPTVSAQDLLRDGQEGAARTVVDVREPDEHAAGAVPGAVLLPLAELLADPGRLPGGPVVLHCERGGRSAQALRAVVASGRTDVVHLDGGFAAWRAAGGPVV; encoded by the coding sequence GTGAGGCCCCTCGTCGCCCCCGGTCCCGAGCTCACCCCCGCCCAGCGGGAGCGGTGGTCCCGGCACCTGCTGCTGCCGGAGATCGGCGAGGAGGGACAACGCCGCCTGCTCAACGCCCGCGTCCTCGTCGTGGGGGCCGGGGGGCTGGGGTCACCCGCGCTGCTCTACCTCGCCGCGGCCGGGGTCGGGACCATCGGCGTCGTCGACGACGACGTCGTGGAGGAGTCGAACCTGCAGCGCCAGGTGGCCCACGGGACGGCCGACGTCGGGCGGGCGAAGGTGGACAGCGCGGCCGACGCCGTGGCCCGGCTCGACCCCTCGCTCACGGTCGTCCGGCACCGCGAGCGGCTCACGGCGCAGAACGCGGCGGACGTCGTGGGGGGCTACGACCTCGTCCTCGACGGGTCGGACACGTTCGAGACGCGGTACCTCGTCAACGACACGCTGGTCGCCGCCGGCCGGCCGTGGGTCTGGGGGGCGGTGCTCCGCTTCGACGGTCACGTCAGCGTCTTCGACCCCGCCGGCGCCACCTACCGCGACCTCTTCCCGACGGCACCGCCCCCGGGGACGGTGCCGGGCTGCGGGGAGGCCGGGGTGCTCGGCGGGGTGTGCGCGGCGGTGGCGAGCGTCATGGTCACCGAGGCCGTGAAGCTCGTCACGGGTGCCGGGCGGCCCCTCACGGGACGGGTCCTCGTGCACGACGCCCTGGCGATGACGTGGCGCGAGCTGCCCCTGCGCCCGGACCCCCGGCGCAGCGCGGCCGAGGTGCTGCCGACGGTCAGCGCGCAGGACCTGCTGCGGGACGGGCAGGAGGGCGCGGCGCGGACGGTCGTGGACGTGCGGGAGCCGGACGAGCACGCGGCGGGCGCCGTGCCGGGTGCCGTCCTGCTGCCCCTCGCGGAGCTGCTGGCCGATCCCGGCCGGCTCCCCGGGGGGCCCGTCGTCCTGCACTGCGAGCGCGGTGGCCGCTCCGCTCAGGCGCTGCGCGCCGTGGTGGCGTCGGGGCGGACCGACGTCGTGCACCTCGACGGTGGGTTCGCGGCCTGGCGCGCCGCGGGCGGCCCCGTGGTCTGA
- a CDS encoding tyrosine-type recombinase/integrase, translated as MNPNRSVEVPDELVAALLPPLDPPPVLDVETLLVWFASLDPVRRGLRAPATWRAYAVDLTHFGDWCLLEDLEPLPAAAETVADYLVAHVESLSIATLQRRLAAIAVAHGLVGVPSPTDTEHVSLVWRGLRRVHGPGRRRRRVDALETRGLVDLVAPLADTVMDHRDRALLVLGFAGALRRSELSSLDVTDVVAEPERLLVTVRANGSRDERVVELPRGQRLETCPVRSWRKWTEVARLTEGAAFRRMTKGGHSLRPERLGDRGVAEVVKRRTLDAGLDPSLFSGHSLRAGFVTAATRAGVPGVSIARQTGHRSAAALAACVREDRPFPGNPAAHVGL; from the coding sequence GTGAACCCGAACCGGTCGGTCGAGGTGCCCGACGAGCTGGTGGCGGCGCTGCTGCCACCCCTCGACCCCCCTCCCGTGCTCGACGTCGAGACCCTCCTCGTCTGGTTCGCCTCCCTCGACCCGGTCCGGCGGGGGTTGCGGGCCCCGGCGACGTGGCGCGCCTACGCCGTCGACCTCACGCACTTCGGCGACTGGTGCCTCCTGGAGGACCTCGAGCCCCTGCCGGCAGCGGCCGAGACGGTCGCCGACTACCTCGTCGCGCACGTCGAGTCGCTCTCGATCGCGACCCTCCAGCGCCGCCTCGCCGCCATCGCGGTGGCCCACGGCCTCGTCGGGGTCCCCTCCCCCACCGACACCGAGCACGTGAGCCTCGTCTGGCGCGGTCTGCGCCGCGTCCACGGTCCGGGCCGTCGCCGCCGGCGGGTGGACGCCCTCGAGACGCGTGGGCTGGTGGACCTCGTCGCGCCCCTGGCGGACACGGTCATGGATCACCGGGACCGGGCGCTGCTCGTCCTCGGCTTCGCCGGTGCCCTCCGGCGGTCCGAGCTCAGCTCCCTCGACGTCACCGACGTCGTGGCCGAGCCGGAGCGCCTCCTCGTCACCGTGCGCGCCAACGGCTCCCGGGACGAACGCGTCGTGGAGCTGCCGCGCGGGCAGCGCCTGGAGACCTGCCCCGTCCGTTCGTGGCGGAAGTGGACCGAGGTCGCCCGGCTCACCGAGGGGGCCGCGTTCCGCCGGATGACCAAGGGCGGACACTCCCTGCGTCCCGAACGCCTCGGCGACCGCGGGGTCGCCGAGGTCGTCAAGCGGCGCACCCTCGACGCCGGACTCGACCCGAGCCTGTTCTCAGGGCACAGCCTGCGCGCGGGGTTCGTCACCGCCGCCACCCGCGCCGGCGTCCCCGGGGTCTCCATCGCCCGGCAGACCGGACACCGCTCCGCCGCCGCGCTCGCCGCGTGCGTCCGCGAGGACCGGCCCTTCCCGGGCAACCCGGCGGCGCACGTCGGTCTCTAG